From a single Pyxidicoccus xibeiensis genomic region:
- a CDS encoding DoxX family protein, producing the protein MNYRSRHSVPLPALPRDASSATRTRPSHRVRARTPGPRLLTPADTPLRLALRATAALIFFVLGYLKFFEAMPLGTDAVSLPVGVEGFGMYLAAIGVPFPLFNAYLVCLVEMICGTGLLLSAFLPAPALLTRLNALPLFVAMTVAIVTVGLGNALGDPVTMNGIAVTEQAWRLPVEVVQWLITLLLLWRPVPLDVLSAVPVPERSS; encoded by the coding sequence ATGAACTACCGCTCGCGACATTCCGTGCCCCTTCCAGCGCTTCCGCGGGACGCGTCCAGCGCCACGCGCACGCGCCCCTCCCACCGCGTGCGTGCACGGACTCCAGGCCCCCGCCTCCTGACGCCCGCCGACACGCCCCTGCGGCTCGCCCTGCGCGCCACGGCCGCGCTCATCTTCTTCGTGCTGGGCTACCTGAAGTTCTTCGAAGCCATGCCCCTGGGCACGGATGCCGTGTCGCTGCCCGTGGGCGTGGAGGGCTTCGGCATGTACCTGGCCGCCATCGGCGTTCCCTTCCCGCTGTTCAACGCGTACCTCGTCTGCCTGGTGGAGATGATCTGCGGCACGGGGCTGCTGCTCAGCGCCTTCCTGCCCGCCCCCGCCCTCCTCACACGCCTGAACGCACTGCCGCTCTTCGTCGCCATGACGGTGGCCATCGTCACCGTCGGCCTGGGCAATGCGCTCGGAGACCCCGTCACGATGAATGGCATCGCCGTCACAGAGCAGGCCTGGAGGCTGCCCGTCGAGGTGGTCCAGTGGCTCATCACGCTGCTGCTCCTGTGGAGGCCCGTCCCCCTCGACGTGCTCTCCGCCGTTCCGGTGCCAGAGCGGAGCTCCTGA
- a CDS encoding S1C family serine protease, producing MIAFILAAVLAQAPVPPVEPGPPPSAGTTEPAEPAEPAPVPIAALPPATHELFQRIEGRVAQVRIIERRSGTRSSIGSAFFVSADGHAITNYHVVSDVVIHPEDYTAELVLKGGGEPVPVKLVDVDVVHDLAVIRLATPVKDFFALEEREPPHGARLFAMGNPRDLGTTIVEGTYNGLIQDALYERLHFSGAINPGMSGGPTLTGEGRVVGVNVATMGNQVGFLVPVRYARELLARALQRKAEDPQALLDGVRAQLMDNQQRLTEQLLSAPPPKHALGGYRVPGRWSPFLKCWGDTPHDPEVPYTVTNYQCSSEEDIYLSSRHRTGVVSFLHQHATSQELGPLRFSALYSALFSNDPDPVEATRQDVTNYRCRSEFVDVGGLSVRTALCLRAYRKFPGLYDVVLRAATLNAGTSGLDTSLTLAGFTADNGRRIARRYLEGLSWTK from the coding sequence ATGATTGCCTTCATCCTCGCCGCCGTGCTGGCGCAAGCGCCGGTGCCTCCGGTGGAGCCAGGGCCGCCTCCATCCGCCGGGACGACCGAGCCTGCCGAGCCTGCCGAGCCCGCGCCGGTGCCCATCGCCGCGTTGCCCCCGGCCACGCACGAGCTGTTCCAGCGCATCGAGGGCCGCGTCGCCCAGGTGCGCATCATCGAGCGCCGGTCCGGGACGCGCTCGTCCATCGGCTCGGCGTTCTTCGTCTCCGCCGACGGGCACGCCATCACCAACTACCACGTGGTCTCCGACGTGGTCATCCACCCGGAGGACTACACCGCGGAGCTGGTGCTGAAGGGCGGAGGGGAGCCCGTGCCGGTGAAGCTGGTGGACGTGGACGTGGTGCACGACCTGGCCGTCATCCGGCTCGCCACGCCCGTGAAGGACTTCTTCGCCCTGGAGGAGCGCGAGCCCCCGCACGGCGCGCGCCTGTTCGCCATGGGCAACCCCAGGGATCTGGGCACCACCATCGTCGAGGGCACCTACAACGGCCTCATCCAGGACGCCCTCTACGAGCGGCTCCACTTCAGCGGCGCCATCAACCCCGGCATGAGCGGCGGGCCCACGCTCACGGGCGAGGGGCGGGTGGTGGGCGTCAACGTCGCCACCATGGGCAACCAGGTGGGCTTCCTGGTGCCGGTGCGCTACGCGCGAGAGCTGCTCGCCCGCGCGCTCCAGCGCAAGGCGGAGGACCCGCAGGCCCTGCTGGACGGCGTGCGCGCGCAGCTGATGGACAACCAGCAGCGGCTCACCGAGCAGCTCCTGTCGGCCCCGCCGCCGAAGCATGCGCTGGGCGGCTACCGCGTCCCCGGCCGCTGGAGCCCCTTCCTCAAGTGCTGGGGCGACACGCCGCACGACCCGGAGGTGCCGTACACCGTCACGAACTACCAGTGCTCGTCGGAGGAGGACATCTACCTGTCCTCGCGCCACCGCACGGGCGTGGTGTCCTTCCTGCACCAGCACGCCACCAGCCAGGAGCTGGGCCCGCTGCGCTTCTCCGCGCTGTACAGCGCGCTGTTCTCCAACGACCCGGACCCGGTGGAGGCCACGCGCCAGGACGTCACCAACTACCGCTGCCGGTCCGAGTTCGTGGACGTGGGCGGCCTGTCCGTGCGCACCGCGCTGTGCCTGCGCGCGTACCGGAAGTTCCCGGGCCTCTATGACGTGGTGCTGCGCGCCGCCACGCTGAACGCGGGCACCAGCGGCTTGGACACGTCGCTCACCCTGGCCGGCTTCACCGCGGACAATGGCCGCCGGATTGCCCGTCGCTACCTGGAGGGGCTGTCGTGGACGAAGTGA
- a CDS encoding FHA domain-containing protein, whose translation MDEVIFLEVLEGDAVHARHRLERFPASVGRGYGNDVILDDPKVSAEHLRIDRREDGALVLRDVGSHNGTYRVDPWAPLAELELTPDTRVAVGDTVLRFRARNHPVEDTVVGPAPTAPRPRVFEQPRTFALALAALLGASVLEAYLTNYGRTDWSELVVSVVIPLALVLLWAGGWSVASRIARRQFHYRSHAAIGSLVLLGAFVLPLLLTLVGFSLALGSGLSALHHVAFLGLLGWGLFWHLRYVTRWDPRRLVRVLAVVTLVFGGLSRADELLGNESFSPELDFPRTLLPPAFRLAGTQPVETFFEETDGLVEQVDALVKED comes from the coding sequence GTGGACGAAGTGATCTTCCTGGAGGTGCTGGAGGGCGACGCCGTCCACGCCCGCCACCGCCTGGAGCGCTTCCCCGCCAGCGTGGGGCGCGGCTATGGCAACGACGTCATCCTCGACGACCCGAAGGTGTCCGCCGAGCACCTGCGCATCGACCGGCGCGAGGACGGCGCCCTGGTGCTGCGCGACGTGGGCAGCCACAACGGCACGTACCGCGTCGACCCGTGGGCGCCGCTTGCCGAGCTGGAGCTGACGCCCGACACGCGCGTGGCCGTGGGGGACACCGTGCTGCGCTTCCGCGCGCGCAACCACCCCGTGGAGGACACCGTCGTGGGGCCCGCGCCCACCGCGCCCCGGCCTCGCGTGTTCGAGCAGCCCCGGACGTTCGCGCTGGCACTCGCCGCCCTGCTGGGCGCGAGCGTGCTGGAGGCGTACCTCACCAACTACGGCCGCACCGACTGGAGCGAGCTGGTGGTGTCCGTCGTCATCCCGCTGGCGCTCGTCCTCCTGTGGGCCGGCGGCTGGTCGGTGGCGAGCCGCATCGCCCGACGCCAGTTCCACTACCGCTCGCACGCCGCGATCGGCTCGCTGGTGCTGCTGGGCGCCTTCGTCCTGCCCCTGCTGCTGACGCTGGTGGGCTTCAGCCTGGCGCTGGGCAGCGGCCTGTCGGCGCTCCACCACGTCGCCTTCCTGGGGCTGCTGGGCTGGGGCCTGTTCTGGCACCTGCGCTACGTGACGCGGTGGGACCCGCGCCGGCTGGTGCGGGTGCTCGCCGTCGTCACCCTGGTCTTCGGGGGGCTGTCGCGCGCGGACGAGTTGCTGGGCAACGAGAGCTTCAGCCCGGAGCTGGACTTCCCCCGGACGCTGCTGCCGCCGGCCTTCCGGCTGGCGGGGACCCAGCCCGTGGAGACCTTCTTCGAGGAGACGGACGGCCTTGTGGAGCAGGTGGACGCGCTGGTGAAGGAGGACTGA
- a CDS encoding helix-turn-helix transcriptional regulator, giving the protein MRRADRLFQVVQLMQRQRLVKAAQLARKLGVSERTVYRDVSDLARSGVPIHGEAGVGYTLDRGYTMPPLAFSEEELEALVLGARMVQAGADPALARAADSALTKIAAALPISRRDELAAPALMVPLGGSDARRPGAPGPTRAEGLPRGCPTAGPDVRAPALHGLRRAVRERRKVRFRYDSLDGETSLRTVWPLGLTFWGRVWSLAAWCELRDDFRTFRVDRVDGLETLDEPYPLVAGRTLEDFLRLVRASVAGDAPAATPRPSRATAV; this is encoded by the coding sequence ATGCGCCGCGCCGATCGCCTCTTCCAGGTCGTCCAGCTGATGCAGCGCCAGCGGCTGGTGAAGGCCGCGCAGCTGGCGCGGAAGCTGGGAGTCTCCGAGCGCACCGTGTACCGCGACGTCAGCGACCTGGCCCGCTCCGGCGTCCCCATCCACGGGGAGGCCGGCGTGGGGTACACGCTGGACCGCGGCTACACGATGCCGCCGCTCGCCTTCAGCGAGGAGGAGCTGGAGGCCCTGGTGCTCGGCGCACGCATGGTGCAGGCGGGCGCGGACCCGGCGCTCGCCCGCGCCGCGGACTCCGCGCTCACGAAGATTGCCGCCGCCCTCCCCATCTCGCGGCGCGACGAGCTGGCCGCCCCCGCCCTGATGGTACCGCTGGGGGGCAGCGACGCGCGGCGGCCGGGAGCCCCGGGCCCCACCCGGGCGGAGGGCCTCCCACGAGGCTGCCCGACCGCGGGCCCCGACGTCCGCGCGCCGGCCCTGCATGGGCTGCGGCGCGCGGTGCGGGAGCGGCGCAAGGTGCGCTTCCGCTACGACTCGCTGGACGGCGAGACGTCGCTGCGCACCGTGTGGCCCCTGGGCCTGACCTTCTGGGGCCGGGTCTGGTCGCTGGCCGCGTGGTGCGAGCTGCGCGACGACTTCCGCACCTTCCGCGTGGACCGCGTCGACGGGCTCGAGACGCTTGACGAGCCCTACCCCCTCGTCGCCGGCCGCACGCTGGAGGACTTCCTGCGGCTGGTGCGGGCGAGCGTGGCGGGGGACGCGCCCGCGGCGACGCCGCGCCCGAGCCGGGCCACGGCCGTGTAG
- a CDS encoding VOC family protein — protein sequence MKRPDALTWFEIPCTQLSRAATFYERMTGLTLKRESFLNVPHAIFTTQGVGGALVEDPDNKPSPTGQRIFLNAAGELDAWLERVEAAGGKVLLPRTSIGPPGYIAIIQDTEGNHVGLHTPLAA from the coding sequence ATGAAGCGCCCTGACGCCCTCACCTGGTTCGAGATTCCCTGCACGCAGCTGTCCCGCGCCGCCACCTTCTACGAGCGGATGACGGGGCTGACGCTCAAGCGGGAGAGCTTCCTGAACGTGCCGCACGCCATCTTCACGACCCAGGGCGTGGGCGGCGCGCTGGTGGAGGACCCGGACAACAAGCCGAGCCCCACCGGCCAGCGCATCTTCCTCAACGCCGCCGGGGAGCTGGACGCGTGGCTGGAGCGCGTGGAGGCCGCCGGCGGCAAGGTGCTGCTGCCCCGCACCTCCATCGGCCCCCCGGGCTACATCGCCATCATCCAGGACACCGAGGGCAACCACGTCGGCCTCCACACGCCGCTCGCGGCCTAG
- a CDS encoding M36 family metallopeptidase, with protein sequence MGALTGSTALAATLEADEHRNYDARERYNAQARFGFSVTQQDGVAALRQSVPELLVETDESNGLVRSLTNPVGALSGPSSGDALAIGLDFVQKHREAFGLELSDLANLQVTDRVYSKDSGITNIYLRQTHKGLPVYNAQLQLNVDGEGRVLSVHSDFLPSIDRALAGVEPRVSAAEAVAGLAKHLGVSLKSAPQGLKPEPGVEQQTRVEAEGLSTEPINAKLAVLPVRRGEARLVWHFQVHTPDQQHDFDVTVDAQTGEVWTRFDWVASDSYKVYAMPVESPSHSSPATPSDGRTTVTNPANALASPYGWHDTNGVAGAEFLIPRGNNVHAYEDRDANNAPPASEPSCGSTLACSFAINLSTGAPSTYIPAAVTNLFYWNNIIHDVTYQYGFNELAGNFQVNNYGRGGLGNDDVRAEAQDGGGTNNANFSTPPDGQRPRMQMYIWTAPTPDRDGDLDAGIVVHEYGHGISNRLVGGPSNVSCLTNRQQPGEGISDFLSLWFTALPTHTAALGRGVGTYALNQPTTGAGIRTQRYSTSSTVNTWTYASINGMAVPHGVGSVFAQAMWEAYWALVTQYGFSADFYNATGTAGNQRFMRYFIQGLKNTPCSPTFTQVRDGIITAATSINGGADVCRLWTAFAAFGLGTNAVSGGSASTTPTNGFSKPATCP encoded by the coding sequence ATGGGAGCCCTCACCGGCTCCACTGCCCTGGCCGCGACGTTGGAGGCCGACGAGCATCGCAACTACGACGCTCGTGAGCGGTACAACGCGCAGGCCCGCTTCGGCTTCTCCGTGACGCAGCAGGACGGGGTCGCCGCGCTGCGCCAGAGCGTGCCGGAGCTGCTGGTGGAGACGGACGAGTCCAACGGCCTGGTGCGCTCGCTCACCAACCCGGTGGGCGCGCTGTCCGGGCCCTCCAGCGGTGATGCGCTGGCCATCGGCCTGGACTTCGTCCAGAAGCACCGCGAGGCGTTCGGCCTGGAGCTGAGCGACCTGGCCAACCTGCAGGTGACGGACCGCGTCTATTCGAAGGACAGCGGCATCACCAACATCTACCTGCGCCAGACGCACAAGGGGCTGCCCGTCTACAACGCGCAGCTGCAGCTCAACGTGGACGGCGAAGGGCGCGTGCTCAGCGTGCACAGCGACTTCCTGCCCTCCATCGACAGGGCGCTGGCCGGCGTGGAGCCGCGGGTGAGCGCCGCCGAGGCCGTCGCGGGCCTGGCGAAGCACCTGGGCGTGTCGCTCAAGAGCGCGCCCCAGGGCCTGAAGCCCGAGCCCGGGGTGGAGCAGCAGACGCGCGTGGAGGCCGAGGGCCTGTCCACCGAGCCCATCAACGCGAAGCTGGCGGTGCTGCCGGTGCGCCGCGGCGAGGCGCGCCTCGTGTGGCACTTCCAGGTCCACACCCCGGACCAGCAGCACGACTTCGACGTGACGGTGGACGCGCAGACGGGTGAGGTCTGGACGCGCTTCGACTGGGTGGCCTCGGACAGCTACAAGGTCTACGCGATGCCGGTGGAGAGCCCCAGCCACTCCTCGCCCGCGACGCCCTCGGACGGCCGCACGACGGTGACCAACCCCGCCAATGCGCTGGCCTCGCCGTACGGCTGGCATGACACGAACGGCGTGGCCGGCGCCGAGTTCCTCATTCCGCGCGGCAACAACGTCCACGCGTACGAGGACCGCGACGCCAACAATGCTCCGCCCGCGTCCGAGCCCAGCTGCGGCTCGACGCTGGCGTGCAGCTTCGCCATCAACCTCTCGACGGGCGCGCCGTCCACGTACATCCCGGCGGCCGTCACCAACCTGTTCTACTGGAACAACATCATCCACGACGTCACCTACCAGTACGGCTTCAACGAGCTGGCCGGTAACTTCCAGGTGAACAACTACGGCCGCGGCGGCCTGGGCAACGACGACGTGCGCGCCGAGGCGCAGGACGGCGGCGGCACCAACAACGCCAACTTCTCCACGCCGCCGGACGGCCAGCGCCCGCGCATGCAGATGTACATCTGGACGGCGCCCACGCCGGACCGGGACGGAGACCTGGACGCGGGCATCGTCGTCCACGAGTACGGCCATGGCATCTCCAACCGCCTGGTCGGCGGCCCCAGCAACGTGTCGTGCCTCACCAACCGCCAGCAGCCGGGCGAGGGCATCAGCGACTTCCTCTCGCTCTGGTTCACGGCGCTGCCGACGCACACGGCCGCGCTGGGCCGCGGCGTGGGCACCTACGCGCTGAACCAGCCCACCACCGGCGCGGGCATCCGCACCCAGCGCTACAGCACCAGCTCGACGGTCAACACGTGGACCTACGCCAGCATCAACGGCATGGCCGTGCCGCACGGCGTGGGCTCGGTGTTCGCCCAGGCGATGTGGGAGGCCTACTGGGCGCTCGTCACCCAGTACGGCTTCAGCGCCGACTTCTACAACGCGACGGGCACCGCGGGTAACCAGCGCTTCATGAGGTACTTCATCCAGGGCCTGAAGAACACGCCGTGCAGCCCCACCTTCACCCAGGTGCGTGACGGCATCATCACGGCGGCCACGTCCATCAACGGCGGCGCGGACGTCTGCCGGCTGTGGACCGCGTTCGCCGCCTTCGGCCTCGGCACCAACGCCGTGTCCGGCGGCTCCGCCAGCACCACGCCGACCAACGGCTTCTCGAAGCCGGCCACCTGCCCGTAA
- a CDS encoding putative DNA modification/repair radical SAM protein, which yields MDVRQKLQILADAAKYDASCASSGGKREPAPPEGLGSVERSGICHSYTPDGRCVSLLKVLLTNFCVYDCQYCVNRISSDTPRARFTPEEVVGLTLDFYRRNYIEGLFLSSGVLKGPDYTMEQMVQVARLLREEHAFHGYIHLKAVPGASPELIAQAGRYADRLSANIELPTEADLKRLAPEKSLAVTGRTMGEIHARLEQAKAERAQSPKAPRFAPAGQSTQMIVGATPSPDAAILDTAHRLYTRFGLKRVYYSAYSPIPRSDVRLPAKSPPLVREHRLYQADWLLRFYGFRVGELAPPEQPDLPLDVDPKLAWALRRRDMFPVDLNRAPRELLLRVPGLGVRTVDRVVRIRRWHAVTLADLVRLKVPLRRARPFIVTADWRPTLLLDTERLVERVRPASQLSLFEASASAHSGEL from the coding sequence ATGGACGTCCGCCAGAAGCTGCAGATCCTCGCCGACGCGGCGAAGTACGACGCCTCCTGCGCGAGCAGTGGGGGCAAGCGCGAGCCCGCGCCGCCGGAGGGCCTGGGCAGCGTGGAGCGCAGCGGCATCTGTCACAGCTACACGCCGGATGGGCGCTGCGTGTCGCTGCTGAAGGTGCTGCTCACCAACTTCTGCGTCTACGACTGCCAGTACTGCGTCAACCGCATCTCCAGCGACACGCCCCGGGCGCGCTTCACGCCGGAGGAGGTCGTGGGGCTCACGCTGGACTTCTACCGGCGCAACTACATCGAAGGGCTGTTCCTCAGCTCCGGCGTGCTCAAGGGCCCGGACTACACCATGGAGCAGATGGTGCAGGTGGCGCGGCTGCTGCGCGAGGAGCACGCGTTCCATGGGTACATCCACCTCAAGGCGGTGCCGGGCGCGTCCCCCGAGCTGATTGCCCAGGCCGGGCGCTACGCGGACCGGCTGAGTGCCAACATCGAGCTGCCCACGGAGGCGGACCTGAAGCGGCTGGCGCCGGAGAAGAGCCTGGCCGTCACCGGCCGCACCATGGGGGAAATCCATGCGCGGCTGGAGCAGGCGAAGGCGGAGCGCGCGCAGAGCCCCAAGGCGCCCCGCTTCGCCCCGGCGGGGCAGAGCACGCAGATGATTGTCGGGGCCACGCCGTCGCCGGACGCGGCCATCCTGGACACGGCGCACCGGCTGTACACGCGCTTCGGGCTGAAGCGGGTGTACTACTCGGCCTACAGCCCCATTCCGCGCTCGGACGTGCGGCTGCCGGCGAAGTCGCCGCCGCTGGTGCGCGAGCACCGGCTGTACCAGGCGGACTGGCTCCTGCGCTTCTACGGGTTCCGCGTGGGAGAGCTGGCGCCGCCCGAGCAGCCGGACCTGCCGCTGGACGTGGACCCGAAGCTGGCGTGGGCGCTGCGGCGGCGGGACATGTTCCCGGTGGACCTGAACCGGGCGCCCCGGGAGCTGCTGCTGCGGGTGCCGGGGCTGGGTGTGCGCACGGTGGACCGGGTGGTGCGCATCCGCCGGTGGCACGCGGTGACGCTGGCGGACCTGGTGCGGCTCAAGGTGCCCCTGCGGCGGGCGCGGCCCTTCATCGTCACGGCGGACTGGCGGCCCACGCTGCTGCTGGACACGGAGCGGCTGGTGGAGCGGGTGCGGCCGGCGTCGCAGCTGTCCCTCTTCGAGGCCTCGGCCTCCGCGCACTCGGGGGAGCTCTGA
- a CDS encoding UdgX family uracil-DNA binding protein (This protein belongs to the uracil DNA glycosylase superfamily, members of which act in excision repair of DNA. However, it belongs more specifically to UdgX branch, whose founding member was found to bind uracil in DNA (where it does not belong), without cleaving it, appears to promote DNA repair by a pathway involving RecA, rather than base excision.), whose amino-acid sequence MRVSVEPDLASFRTVARGLLALGEPPERVLFEEARARQGSLLAVGAPVTELAPARGPAPAVPRDFLGLAEQVACHRDSGRWALLYRVLWRLTHGERQLLEVDSDVDVHRLRMMERAVRRDAHKMTAFVRFRRVERDGVEHFIAWHRPDHLIVRHVAPFFVRRFPSMRWSILTPDACVHWDLERLSFGDGVSRSEAPEGDALETLWGTYYASIFNPARLNVRAMRAELPKKHWPTLPEARLIPELVRRAPTRTSAMVAPVREVSAATAWLPERRELPALAEAARACQACPLHERATQAVFGEGPVGAALMLVGEQPGDWEDREGRPFVGPAGQLLDEVLGRAGLKRSELYVTNAVKHFGWTPGEGGKRRLHQSPGRAEVLACRGWLEAEVAAVRPRMILALGATAAQAFLGPGFRIHLSRGQVFETPWADGWMATFHPSALLRMPDPRKRAEARIHFEADLRSAAEWLRRLPRAP is encoded by the coding sequence ATGCGGGTGAGCGTGGAGCCGGACCTGGCGTCCTTCCGGACGGTGGCGCGCGGGCTGCTGGCGCTCGGAGAGCCGCCGGAGCGGGTGCTCTTCGAGGAGGCCCGGGCGCGGCAGGGCTCGCTGCTGGCGGTGGGGGCGCCGGTGACGGAGCTGGCGCCCGCGCGGGGGCCGGCGCCCGCGGTGCCCCGGGACTTCCTGGGGCTGGCGGAGCAGGTGGCGTGTCACCGGGACTCCGGGCGCTGGGCGCTCCTGTACCGGGTGCTGTGGCGGCTGACGCACGGGGAGCGCCAGCTGCTGGAGGTGGACAGTGACGTGGACGTGCACCGGCTGCGGATGATGGAGCGGGCGGTGCGGCGGGACGCGCACAAGATGACGGCCTTCGTGCGCTTCCGGCGGGTGGAGCGGGACGGGGTGGAGCACTTCATCGCGTGGCACCGGCCGGACCACCTCATCGTCCGGCACGTGGCCCCGTTCTTCGTGCGCCGCTTCCCGTCCATGCGCTGGAGCATCCTCACGCCGGACGCGTGCGTGCATTGGGATCTGGAGCGGCTGTCCTTCGGGGACGGCGTGTCGCGCTCGGAGGCTCCGGAGGGGGATGCGCTGGAGACGCTGTGGGGGACGTACTATGCGTCCATCTTCAACCCGGCGCGGCTCAACGTGCGGGCCATGCGGGCGGAGCTGCCGAAGAAGCACTGGCCCACGCTGCCGGAGGCGCGGCTGATACCGGAGCTGGTGCGGCGGGCGCCCACGCGCACCTCGGCCATGGTGGCGCCGGTGCGGGAGGTGTCCGCGGCCACTGCGTGGCTTCCGGAGCGGCGCGAGCTGCCGGCGCTGGCGGAGGCGGCGCGGGCATGCCAGGCGTGTCCGCTGCACGAGCGGGCCACCCAGGCGGTGTTCGGCGAGGGGCCGGTGGGGGCCGCGCTGATGCTGGTGGGAGAGCAGCCCGGAGACTGGGAGGACCGCGAGGGGCGCCCGTTCGTGGGCCCCGCGGGGCAGCTGCTGGACGAGGTGCTGGGGCGGGCGGGGCTGAAGCGCTCGGAGCTGTACGTGACGAATGCGGTGAAGCACTTCGGGTGGACGCCAGGGGAGGGCGGGAAGCGGCGGCTGCACCAGAGCCCGGGGCGCGCGGAGGTGCTGGCGTGCCGGGGGTGGCTGGAGGCGGAGGTGGCGGCGGTGCGGCCGAGGATGATCCTGGCGCTGGGGGCCACGGCGGCGCAGGCGTTCCTGGGGCCGGGCTTCCGCATCCACCTCAGCCGGGGGCAGGTGTTCGAGACGCCGTGGGCGGACGGGTGGATGGCCACGTTCCATCCCTCGGCGCTGCTGCGCATGCCGGACCCGCGCAAGCGGGCGGAGGCGCGCATCCACTTCGAGGCGGACCTGCGCTCGGCGGCGGAGTGGCTGCGGCGGCTGCCTCGCGCGCCCTGA
- a CDS encoding aldo/keto reductase has product MKFTNLGRTGLRVSRICLGCMSYGTPTWRPWVLDEEAAQPFFRRAVELGINFFDTADMYSNGVSEEVTGRALRKYARMDEVVLATKVYFPMGDGQNMRGLSRKHIVQGCEASLKRLGVEAIDLYQIHRMDPNTPLEETLSALDQLVRQGKVRYLGASSAYAWQFARALGVADLRGWSRFVSMQGHYNLVYREEEREMLPLCEAEGIGVIPWSPLARGLLAGSRKSLTDRASTARAKSDTYSGQLYDQPGDWEVVQATQAVATAKNVPPAQVALAWLLSRPAVTAPIIGATKPEHLEDAVRAVDLKLTAEELKALEAPYKPHEVRGV; this is encoded by the coding sequence ATGAAATTCACCAACCTGGGACGCACCGGCCTGCGGGTGTCCCGCATCTGCCTGGGCTGTATGAGCTACGGCACGCCCACCTGGCGCCCGTGGGTGCTGGACGAAGAGGCCGCGCAGCCCTTCTTCCGCCGCGCGGTGGAGCTGGGCATCAACTTCTTCGACACCGCGGACATGTACTCCAACGGGGTGAGCGAGGAAGTCACCGGCCGGGCGCTGCGCAAGTACGCCCGCATGGACGAGGTGGTGCTGGCCACCAAGGTGTACTTCCCCATGGGGGACGGGCAGAACATGCGCGGCCTGTCGCGCAAGCACATCGTCCAGGGCTGCGAGGCGAGCCTGAAGCGGCTGGGCGTGGAGGCCATCGACCTCTATCAAATCCACCGGATGGACCCGAACACGCCGCTGGAGGAGACGCTGTCCGCGTTGGACCAGCTCGTGCGCCAGGGGAAGGTGCGCTACCTGGGCGCCTCGTCCGCGTATGCGTGGCAGTTCGCTCGGGCGCTGGGCGTGGCGGACCTGCGCGGCTGGTCCCGCTTCGTGTCCATGCAGGGCCACTACAACCTCGTCTACCGCGAGGAGGAGCGGGAGATGCTGCCCCTGTGCGAGGCGGAGGGCATCGGCGTCATCCCCTGGTCTCCCCTGGCGCGCGGCCTGCTCGCGGGCTCGCGCAAGTCGCTCACGGACCGGGCCTCCACGGCTCGCGCGAAGTCGGACACGTACTCGGGCCAGCTCTATGACCAGCCCGGGGACTGGGAGGTGGTGCAGGCCACCCAGGCCGTGGCCACCGCGAAGAACGTGCCGCCCGCGCAGGTGGCGCTGGCGTGGCTGCTGTCCCGGCCCGCGGTGACGGCGCCCATCATCGGCGCCACGAAACCGGAGCACCTGGAGGACGCCGTGCGCGCGGTGGACCTCAAGCTGACGGCGGAGGAGCTGAAGGCGCTGGAGGCGCCCTACAAGCCGCACGAGGTGCGCGGCGTGTGA